Proteins from one Coffea arabica cultivar ET-39 chromosome 8c, Coffea Arabica ET-39 HiFi, whole genome shotgun sequence genomic window:
- the LOC113705320 gene encoding uncharacterized protein isoform X2 codes for MHRQSLGSPAAKLHANGVVIVKDTSSSSSPSSSSPEQQQKKKKKLGVLISNDDEDEKQNKKPHHKTTPSGHPEKLVHLIPLLTLLCIFILYLNSHDPSQNDSTNIEQIHGALEIGKSEALGIGSMRNLQGVDREGGNSKNRLNRKIGDF; via the exons ATGCACAGGCAGTCGCTGGGGTCACCAGCAGCAAAGCTCCATGCCAATGGAGTAGTCATCGTCAAAGAtacttcctcctcctcctcgcCTTCTTCCTCATCACCGGAACAGcaacagaagaagaagaagaagctagGAGTACTAATCTccaatgatgatgaagatgaaaagCAGAACAAGAAACCCCACCACAAGACGACACCGTCTGGACACCCTGAAAAGCTCGTTCATCTCATTCCCCTCCTCACTCTCCTCTGTATCTTCATCCTCTACCTCAACTCCCATGACCCTTCTCAAAATG ATTCAACAAATATTGAGCAAATTCATGGAGCATTGGAGATTGGAAAGAGCGAAGCTTTGGGGATTGGAAGCATGAGGAATCTGCAGGGAGTGGATAGAGAAGGAGGGAATTCAAAAAATCGGCTAAACAGAAAAATCGGCGACTTTTAG
- the LOC113705320 gene encoding uncharacterized protein isoform X1 → MHRQSLGSPAAKLHANGVVIVKDTSSSSSPSSSSPEQQQKKKKKLGVLISNDDEDEKQNKKPHHKTTPSGHPEKLVHLIPLLTLLCIFILYLNSHDPSQNDLAQFNELKTLSNPLDSTNIEQIHGALEIGKSEALGIGSMRNLQGVDREGGNSKNRLNRKIGDF, encoded by the exons ATGCACAGGCAGTCGCTGGGGTCACCAGCAGCAAAGCTCCATGCCAATGGAGTAGTCATCGTCAAAGAtacttcctcctcctcctcgcCTTCTTCCTCATCACCGGAACAGcaacagaagaagaagaagaagctagGAGTACTAATCTccaatgatgatgaagatgaaaagCAGAACAAGAAACCCCACCACAAGACGACACCGTCTGGACACCCTGAAAAGCTCGTTCATCTCATTCCCCTCCTCACTCTCCTCTGTATCTTCATCCTCTACCTCAACTCCCATGACCCTTCTCAAAATG ATTTAGCTCAGTTCAATGAGCTCAAGACTTTGTCCAATCCTCTAG ATTCAACAAATATTGAGCAAATTCATGGAGCATTGGAGATTGGAAAGAGCGAAGCTTTGGGGATTGGAAGCATGAGGAATCTGCAGGGAGTGGATAGAGAAGGAGGGAATTCAAAAAATCGGCTAAACAGAAAAATCGGCGACTTTTAG